In Nomascus leucogenys isolate Asia chromosome 11, Asia_NLE_v1, whole genome shotgun sequence, the following proteins share a genomic window:
- the TRA2B gene encoding transformer-2 protein homolog beta isoform X2, whose amino-acid sequence MSTRRRHVGNRANPDPNCCLGVFGLSLYTTERDLREVFSKYGPIADVSIVYDQQSRRSRGFAFVYFENVDDAKEAKERANGMELDGRRIRVDFSITKRPHTPTPGIYMGRPTYGSSRRRDYYDRGYDRGYDDRDYYSRSYRGGGGGGGGWRAAQDRDQIYRRRSPSPYYSRGGYRSRSRSRSYSPRRY is encoded by the exons TTGGAGTATTTGGGCTGAGCTTGTACACCACAGAAAGAGATCTAAGAGAAGTGTTCTCTAAATATGGTCCCATTGCCGATGTGTCTATTGTATATGACCAGCAGTCTAGGCGTTCAAGAGGATTtgcctttgtatattttgaaaatgtagatGATGCCAAGGAA gCTAAAGAACGTGCCAATGGAATGGAGCTTGATGGGCGTAGGATCAGAGTTGATTTCTCTATAACAAAAAGACCACATACACCAACACCAGGAATTTACATGGGGAGACCTACCTA tggCAGCTCTCGCCGTCGGGATTACTATGACAGAGGATATGATCGGGGCTATGATGATCGGGACTACTATAGCAGATCATACAG aggaggaggtggaggaggaggaggatggagagCTGCTCAAGACAGGGATCAGATTTATAG AAGGCGGTCACCTTCTCCTTACTATAGTCGTGGGGGATACAGATCACGTTCCAGATCTCGATCATACTCACCTC gTCGCTATTAA